A single window of Kitasatospora sp. HUAS MG31 DNA harbors:
- a CDS encoding DUF6296 family protein → MGRKRFALTFPGDPGAHAAQDVVVVEPTGDTGPGGHPVYADASGIVRAEISDRGEVRMLATGGHQTPRTPLIAEPLP, encoded by the coding sequence ATGGGCCGTAAGCGATTCGCACTGACCTTCCCGGGCGACCCCGGTGCCCACGCCGCGCAGGACGTGGTCGTGGTGGAGCCCACCGGGGACACCGGCCCGGGCGGCCATCCGGTCTACGCGGACGCCTCCGGCATCGTCCGGGCCGAGATCAGCGACCGCGGCGAGGTCCGCATGCTCGCCACCGGCGGCCACCAGACCCCCCGCACCCCCCTGATCGCCGAACCCCTG
- a CDS encoding SPFH domain-containing protein, with protein sequence MADITRRFGFRHLRAAPTSHVRHLRRGEVAHDGTGLAFWFRPLAAAISEIPADDRELAMLFHARTADFQDLAVQATVTYRISDPAVTAARVDFGIDPDTGAWRAEPLEQLGTLLTETAQQHALELIARTPLATALAEGITAVRDTVSAGLTADPRLAEIGLTVIAVRVTALRPEAEMERALRTPARELVQQEADRATYERRAVAVERERAIAENELASQIELARREEELVAQKGANARLDAEHKAAADAVRAEAEAARRTRLAGAEAESARILAQAQAASDRELGAAKAAAEEAWLAAHQQAGPEVLQALALIRLAEHLPKIDSVTLTPDVLTGLLGRLGAGGGDRR encoded by the coding sequence ATGGCCGACATCACCCGCCGCTTCGGTTTCCGCCACCTGCGCGCCGCGCCCACCTCCCACGTCCGCCACCTGCGCCGCGGCGAGGTGGCCCACGACGGCACCGGGCTCGCCTTCTGGTTCCGCCCGCTGGCCGCCGCGATATCCGAGATCCCGGCGGACGACCGGGAGTTGGCCATGCTCTTCCACGCCCGCACCGCCGACTTCCAGGACCTCGCCGTCCAGGCCACGGTCACGTACCGGATCTCCGACCCGGCCGTCACCGCCGCCCGCGTGGACTTCGGCATCGACCCGGACACCGGCGCCTGGCGCGCCGAACCGCTGGAGCAGCTCGGCACCCTGCTCACCGAGACCGCCCAGCAGCACGCCCTGGAACTGATCGCCCGGACCCCGCTGGCCACCGCCCTCGCCGAGGGCATCACCGCCGTCCGCGACACCGTCTCCGCGGGTCTCACCGCCGACCCCCGGCTCGCCGAGATCGGCCTCACCGTGATCGCCGTCCGGGTCACCGCGCTGCGCCCGGAGGCCGAGATGGAGCGCGCCCTGCGCACCCCGGCCCGGGAGCTGGTCCAGCAGGAGGCCGACCGCGCCACCTACGAGCGGCGGGCCGTCGCGGTCGAGCGCGAGCGCGCCATCGCCGAGAACGAACTCGCCAGCCAGATCGAACTCGCCCGACGCGAGGAGGAGTTGGTCGCCCAGAAGGGTGCCAACGCCCGCCTCGACGCCGAGCACAAGGCTGCCGCCGACGCGGTGCGCGCCGAGGCCGAGGCCGCCCGCCGCACCCGGCTGGCCGGCGCCGAGGCCGAGTCCGCCCGGATCCTAGCCCAGGCCCAGGCCGCCTCCGACCGCGAACTCGGCGCCGCGAAGGCCGCCGCCGAGGAGGCCTGGCTGGCCGCCCACCAGCAGGCCGGCCCCGAGGTCCTCCAGGCCCTGGCCCTGATCCGGCTGGCCGAGCACCTGCCGAAGATCGACAGCGTCACCCTCACCCCGGACGTCCTCACCGGCCTGCTCGGCCGCCTCGGCGCCGGCGGCGGTGACCGGCGGTGA
- a CDS encoding NAD(P)-dependent oxidoreductase, giving the protein MQVGFIGLGGMGRVMARRLLAAGHEVTVWNRSPGPVDELAAEGARPAGRLAEALEAEVAVSMLADDAVVESLLLDGELLASAAVAVHVNMATVSPALARRAAELHAAHGIGYVAAPVLGRTDVAAAGNLNILAAGEGSYLDRVAPLFEAMGRRTWRLGEQPHLANLAKVCANLTLVSAVEAVAEASALAEAGGLPAGDLLEVLTGTVFPGPVYSGYGAMIAEDRYEPAAFRLALGLKDVDLALAAGRDGEVRLPLAALLRDALAESVADGAGDLDLAALGRTARRRTGKG; this is encoded by the coding sequence ATGCAGGTGGGATTCATCGGACTCGGCGGCATGGGCCGCGTGATGGCGCGGCGGCTGCTCGCGGCCGGGCACGAGGTGACGGTGTGGAACCGTTCGCCCGGGCCGGTCGACGAGCTGGCCGCCGAGGGCGCCCGGCCGGCCGGGCGGCTGGCCGAGGCGCTGGAGGCGGAGGTGGCCGTCTCCATGCTCGCCGACGACGCGGTGGTGGAATCCCTGCTGCTGGACGGGGAGTTGCTGGCGTCGGCGGCGGTGGCCGTCCACGTCAACATGGCCACGGTCTCGCCGGCCCTGGCCCGCCGCGCCGCCGAGCTGCACGCCGCACACGGGATCGGCTACGTCGCCGCGCCGGTCCTCGGCCGGACCGACGTGGCCGCCGCGGGCAACCTCAACATCCTGGCGGCCGGGGAGGGTTCGTACCTGGACCGGGTGGCCCCGCTGTTCGAGGCGATGGGCCGCCGGACCTGGCGGCTGGGCGAGCAGCCGCACCTGGCCAACCTGGCCAAGGTGTGCGCCAACCTCACGCTGGTGTCGGCGGTCGAGGCGGTGGCCGAGGCCTCGGCGCTGGCGGAGGCCGGCGGGCTCCCGGCCGGCGACCTGCTGGAGGTGCTCACCGGCACCGTCTTCCCCGGCCCGGTCTACTCCGGTTACGGCGCGATGATCGCCGAGGACCGGTACGAGCCGGCGGCGTTCCGGCTGGCGCTCGGGCTCAAGGACGTGGATCTCGCCCTGGCGGCCGGCCGGGACGGCGAGGTGCGGCTCCCGCTGGCCGCGCTGCTGCGGGACGCCCTGGCGGAGTCGGTGGCCGACGGCGCCGGCGACCTCGACCTGGCGGCGCTCGGCCGGACCGCCCGCCGCCGTACCGGGAAGGGCTGA